In Ignavibacteriota bacterium, one genomic interval encodes:
- a CDS encoding NUDIX hydrolase → MYCVKNTLSYEEKLIHKPNQTIKNLSIDCVVFGFENNRLEVLLIKRYVNPDKGKWALPGGFVLKSETLDQAAVRILEETSNVKNIYLEQVHTFSKIDRFPIRRVISVAYFALINPEKHYLKAGLGSTDVKWFSINDDLNLPFDHSEILLKSLNLLRQKVRIKPIGFELLPEKFSLTQLQNLYECILGETLDKRNFRKRIIALKMLTQLNDFQKDVPHRAARLYKFNSKAYNDLKNKGFNFQL, encoded by the coding sequence TTATCAATTGATTGTGTTGTATTTGGATTTGAAAATAATCGTTTAGAAGTTCTTTTAATCAAGCGTTATGTAAATCCGGATAAAGGGAAATGGGCATTGCCCGGCGGATTTGTATTGAAATCTGAAACTCTGGATCAAGCTGCCGTAAGAATTTTGGAAGAAACGAGTAACGTTAAAAATATATACCTTGAACAAGTTCACACGTTCAGTAAAATTGACAGATTCCCAATCAGACGCGTAATCAGCGTCGCATATTTCGCGCTTATAAATCCGGAAAAACATTATCTAAAAGCCGGTTTAGGTTCAACGGATGTTAAGTGGTTTAGTATAAATGATGATTTAAATTTACCTTTTGACCATTCTGAAATATTATTGAAGTCGCTTAATTTACTTAGGCAAAAAGTTCGTATCAAACCTATTGGTTTTGAACTTCTGCCCGAAAAGTTTTCATTAACTCAGCTGCAAAACTTATATGAATGTATTCTGGGAGAAACGTTGGATAAACGAAATTTTAGAAAAAGAATCATCGCTTTAAAGATGCTTACTCAGTTAAATGATTTTCAAAAGGATGTACCTCATAGAGCCGCAAGATTATATAAGTTTAATTCAAAGGCATACAACGATCTAAAAAACAAAGGGTTTAATTTTCAACTATAG
- a CDS encoding carbohydrate kinase, translating into MTKSYLLGFDIGSSSIKVSVINSQTGELVSSAFSPETEMKIEAPNFGWAEQHPNIWWENLIDANKKAFNKISEKDFEVRGIGISYQMHGLVMVDKNKEILYPSIIWCDSRAVEIGENAFEKLGSEYCLGSCLNSPGNFTASKLKWIKENKPEIYSKINKIMLPGDYIAYKLSGEINTTISGLSEGIFWDFKKNKLADEIFSNYGLDKDFIPEIVPTFSEQGKLTKSAANELGLKPGIPISYRAGDQPNNAFSLNVLNPGEIAATAGTSGVVYGIVENNSYDPFSRVNSFAHVNYSKEKPIKGVLLCINGTGIMYSWMRNEIMKSNVPYEELNKLANDVNVGSDGIIILPFGNGAERVLKNKNIGSSIYGINFNTHSHKHLIRAAQEGIAFTFRYGVDIMKEMGISVNTMRAGKANMFLSDIFCEAVSNSTNSCVELYNTDGAQGAARGAGVGAKIYNSFSEAFVGFKKLKVIEPNTELISKYESAYYKWKEKLDQFLIS; encoded by the coding sequence ATGACAAAAAGTTATTTACTTGGATTTGATATTGGCAGTTCATCAATTAAAGTTTCTGTGATCAATAGCCAAACCGGAGAATTGGTCAGCTCTGCATTTTCTCCCGAAACCGAAATGAAAATTGAGGCTCCGAATTTCGGCTGGGCAGAACAGCATCCTAATATTTGGTGGGAAAATTTAATTGACGCAAATAAGAAAGCTTTTAATAAAATTTCAGAAAAAGATTTTGAGGTGCGTGGAATCGGAATATCTTATCAAATGCATGGATTGGTTATGGTTGATAAAAATAAAGAGATTTTGTATCCTTCCATTATTTGGTGCGACAGTCGCGCGGTTGAAATTGGTGAAAACGCGTTTGAAAAATTAGGCTCTGAATATTGTTTAGGAAGTTGTTTAAATTCTCCCGGAAATTTTACCGCTTCAAAATTAAAATGGATTAAAGAAAACAAACCGGAAATTTATTCTAAAATAAATAAAATTATGCTGCCTGGAGATTACATCGCTTATAAATTATCCGGTGAAATAAATACAACTATTTCTGGTTTAAGCGAAGGAATTTTTTGGGATTTCAAAAAAAATAAATTAGCCGATGAAATATTTTCGAATTACGGATTAGATAAAGATTTTATTCCTGAAATTGTTCCAACATTTAGTGAGCAAGGCAAATTAACAAAATCTGCCGCTAATGAACTTGGACTTAAACCTGGGATCCCAATTTCATATAGAGCCGGAGATCAGCCCAATAACGCATTTTCGTTAAACGTTTTGAATCCCGGAGAAATAGCCGCAACCGCGGGAACTTCCGGCGTAGTTTATGGAATTGTTGAAAATAATTCTTATGATCCTTTTTCCAGAGTTAATAGTTTTGCGCATGTAAATTATTCAAAAGAAAAGCCTATAAAAGGTGTTTTGCTTTGTATAAATGGAACTGGAATTATGTATAGCTGGATGAGAAATGAAATTATGAAAAGTAATGTACCTTATGAAGAATTAAATAAACTGGCTAATGATGTTAATGTAGGTTCCGATGGAATAATAATTTTACCATTCGGCAATGGAGCGGAAAGAGTTTTAAAAAATAAAAATATAGGCAGCAGTATTTATGGGATAAATTTTAATACTCATTCTCATAAACATTTAATTCGCGCCGCACAAGAAGGCATTGCATTTACTTTCAGATATGGAGTTGATATAATGAAAGAAATGGGAATTTCTGTAAACACAATGAGAGCCGGCAAAGCCAATATGTTTTTAAGCGATATTTTCTGCGAAGCCGTTTCAAATTCAACAAATTCATGCGTTGAACTTTATAATACAGACGGCGCTCAAGGCGCGGCAAGAGGCGCTGGAGTCGGTGCAAAGATTTACAATTCATTCAGTGAAGCATTTGTTGGATTTAAGAAATTAAAAGTGATTGAACCAAATACCGAATTGATTTCCAAATATGAATCTGCATATTATAAATGGAAAGAAAAATTAGATCAATTTTTAATATCTTAG